One region of Dokdonia sp. 4H-3-7-5 genomic DNA includes:
- a CDS encoding outer membrane beta-barrel family protein has product MTEIKNSLILIFIVLTAFCSYGQDFNINGKVQDVNAQPIPFANVVLLDAEKEIVQGTITEDNGSFVISSIKPSEEYYIKVSFVGFEDVTTNVISLSGNRTLSPIVLQASEESLGEVTITAKTPTVDRKSDRLVFNVENSILSTGSTLDILRRTPAVVVTQGGINVRNQPVTVYLNDRKVQLSVEEIRSLLESLDGNNIKSVEVITNPPAKYDAEGGAILNINTSKAVAAGYKGNVSATGTYAIYPKHTFGTSHFFKNDKVSLFFNYSYNPLKATKQSDNSINYVDQGVTKIWDQDFERKTWSKAHNANLVVDYELTEKSQLSLSVIGLFSPDVFEFTRATTDVVSPSEDPFFIRTQSNIDSDRNNVAFDLKHTYALEKGELSTSAHFTSFNRSKLQRLGSVYTNEINDVLSNIRFATDATQDIEIFTGQVDYNRSFGEVLFQSGAKVAIIDSQSKIDFFDLNNVENTGLEQAQSDNFLYDENVYAAYISFNKDWEKWSIKGGLRAEQTNSIGNSIVLNTKTELDYFELFPSAYVQYSPFENHSFAIDYSRRLERPRYQDLNPFAYFINENNFIIGNSGLQPSFSHQFNVNYSLKDEYFFDVYYRDNGENIVRVATQDNENQVLRSDSQNALGSKSWGLDFSHGRSVSSWLYTSVYVSAFHEEDSFLINRSTNTSFKNDVNGFYAYVGNYLTLDKAETLTGFVTFEYLSKFIVGSYTQDETIQLDLGLRKSLWNKRASVSLSVGDILNQANAVVSAKYEGLDNQYFPELETQFLRIGFKYNFGNYKLKDNNRDLDKAERDRINN; this is encoded by the coding sequence ATGACAGAAATTAAGAATTCCCTCATTCTCATATTCATAGTGTTAACAGCGTTTTGCTCTTACGGTCAAGACTTTAACATTAATGGTAAAGTGCAAGACGTTAATGCACAACCTATTCCTTTTGCAAACGTAGTGTTGCTAGATGCAGAAAAAGAAATTGTACAAGGTACTATTACAGAAGACAATGGGTCTTTTGTGATTTCTTCCATAAAACCATCTGAAGAATATTACATTAAAGTGAGCTTTGTAGGGTTTGAAGACGTAACGACCAATGTAATTTCCCTTTCGGGAAATAGAACGCTTTCACCTATAGTTTTACAGGCAAGTGAGGAAAGTTTGGGTGAGGTAACAATTACCGCAAAAACTCCAACCGTTGATCGCAAATCAGATAGACTTGTGTTTAATGTGGAAAATAGTATTCTCTCTACTGGAAGTACACTAGATATCTTAAGACGTACACCTGCTGTAGTTGTAACTCAAGGAGGAATAAATGTTAGGAATCAACCTGTTACTGTATATCTTAATGATAGAAAAGTACAACTTAGTGTTGAAGAGATAAGAAGTTTACTAGAAAGTCTGGACGGGAATAATATAAAGTCTGTTGAGGTGATTACAAATCCTCCAGCTAAGTATGATGCAGAGGGAGGAGCTATTTTAAATATCAATACATCTAAGGCTGTTGCAGCTGGTTACAAAGGAAATGTGAGTGCTACAGGCACTTATGCTATTTACCCAAAACATACTTTTGGTACTAGTCATTTCTTTAAAAATGATAAGGTAAGCTTGTTCTTTAATTATAGTTATAATCCTCTTAAAGCTACAAAGCAGAGTGATAATTCAATTAATTATGTAGATCAAGGTGTTACTAAGATTTGGGATCAAGATTTTGAGCGCAAAACGTGGTCTAAGGCACACAATGCAAATCTTGTAGTCGATTATGAGCTAACGGAGAAGTCACAACTTAGCTTGTCTGTAATAGGTTTGTTTTCTCCAGATGTTTTTGAATTTACGAGGGCAACGACAGATGTTGTCTCTCCTTCTGAAGATCCTTTTTTTATAAGAACACAAAGTAATATAGACAGTGATCGTAACAATGTAGCTTTTGATTTGAAGCATACGTACGCTTTAGAAAAAGGTGAACTGAGTACAAGCGCACACTTTACTAGTTTTAATCGCAGTAAACTACAGCGACTGGGGTCAGTCTATACAAATGAAATTAATGATGTGCTCAGTAACATAAGATTTGCAACAGATGCTACTCAAGATATTGAGATTTTTACTGGACAGGTAGATTACAATAGAAGTTTTGGCGAGGTGCTTTTTCAATCAGGTGCCAAAGTTGCGATTATAGATTCTCAATCTAAGATTGATTTTTTTGATTTAAACAATGTTGAAAATACTGGACTTGAGCAGGCACAAAGCGATAACTTCTTATATGATGAAAATGTATACGCTGCATATATTTCGTTTAATAAAGATTGGGAAAAATGGTCCATAAAAGGTGGCTTGAGGGCTGAGCAGACAAATAGCATAGGGAATTCTATTGTTTTAAATACTAAGACAGAGTTAGATTATTTTGAATTATTCCCTAGTGCTTATGTGCAGTATAGCCCTTTTGAAAATCACAGCTTTGCGATAGATTATTCTCGTAGGTTAGAAAGACCGCGTTACCAAGACCTTAATCCATTTGCATATTTTATAAATGAGAACAATTTCATAATAGGAAATTCTGGACTACAACCATCTTTTAGTCATCAATTCAATGTGAATTATTCATTAAAAGATGAATACTTTTTTGATGTTTACTATAGAGATAATGGAGAGAACATTGTTAGGGTGGCTACACAAGACAACGAGAATCAAGTGTTGAGGTCAGACAGCCAGAATGCTCTAGGTAGTAAATCATGGGGACTAGATTTTAGTCATGGTCGCTCTGTAAGTAGCTGGCTTTATACGAGTGTGTATGTAAGTGCTTTTCATGAAGAAGATTCATTCCTTATAAATAGATCTACAAACACTAGCTTTAAAAATGACGTAAATGGATTTTATGCTTATGTGGGAAACTATCTTACCCTAGATAAGGCAGAGACCTTAACGGGTTTTGTGACCTTCGAGTACTTATCTAAATTTATCGTAGGTTCTTATACTCAAGATGAAACCATTCAACTGGACCTTGGCCTTCGTAAATCTTTATGGAATAAAAGAGCTTCTGTGAGCTTATCTGTAGGAGATATTCTTAATCAGGCAAATGCTGTTGTGTCAGCCAAATATGAGGGACTAGATAATCAATATTTTCCTGAATTGGAGACTCAATTTCTTAGAATTGGGTTCAAATATAATTTTGGTAACTATAAGTTGAAAGATAATAATCGCGATTTAGATAAGGCAGAGCGGGATAGAATTAATAATTAA
- the lepA gene encoding translation elongation factor 4: MKNIRNFCIIAHIDHGKSTLADRLLDETATVTKRESQAQLLDSMDLERERGITIKSHAIQMEYVYEGENYILNLIDTPGHVDFSYEVSRSIAACEGALLVVDAAQSIQAQTISNLYLALENDLEIIPVLNKIDLPSANPEEVTDDIVDLLGCEPEDIIPASAKTGIGIKEILAAVINRIPAPKGNPDEPLQALIFDSVYNPFRGVETYFRVINGSIKKNQQIKFVATGNTYGADEVGTLKLTQAPKQEVKTGDVGYLITGIKDAREVKVGDTITDAKNPTQNAIEGFEDVKPMVFAGIYPVDTEDYEELRNSMEKLQLNDASLVFEPESSAALGFGFRCGFLGMLHLEIIQERLEREFDMTVITTVPNVSYHAFTHKNPEEIILVNNPSDLPEPSSLNRVEEPFIKATIITKSDFVGPVMSLCIEKRGQIVSQTYLTTERVELNFDMPLAEIVFDFYDRLKTVSKGYASFDYSPIGLRASKLVKVDVLLNGQAVDALSALLHQDNAYDIGKRMCEKLRELIPRQQFDIPIQAAIGAKIISRETVKALRKDVTAKCYGGDISRKRKLLEKQKKGKKRMRAVGNVEIPQEAFMAVLKLND, translated from the coding sequence ATGAAGAACATCCGAAATTTTTGCATAATTGCCCATATTGATCACGGCAAAAGTACACTTGCAGATCGTCTACTTGATGAGACTGCAACGGTTACAAAACGTGAGTCTCAAGCACAGCTGCTAGACAGTATGGACCTAGAGCGTGAGCGTGGAATCACGATCAAATCCCACGCTATACAGATGGAATATGTATATGAGGGAGAAAATTATATTCTCAATCTCATTGACACTCCTGGACATGTGGATTTTTCATATGAAGTTTCTAGAAGTATCGCGGCTTGTGAAGGAGCTTTACTTGTTGTCGATGCTGCTCAAAGTATACAAGCACAAACAATTTCAAATCTTTATCTAGCATTAGAAAATGATCTTGAGATTATCCCTGTTCTTAATAAAATAGATCTTCCAAGTGCAAATCCAGAAGAGGTTACAGATGATATTGTAGACCTTCTAGGATGCGAACCAGAAGACATTATACCCGCTTCTGCAAAAACTGGAATTGGTATCAAAGAGATTCTTGCTGCGGTAATCAATCGTATTCCTGCACCAAAAGGAAATCCAGATGAACCTCTTCAAGCTTTGATATTTGACAGTGTTTACAACCCTTTCCGTGGTGTGGAGACTTACTTCCGCGTTATTAATGGAAGTATCAAGAAAAACCAACAAATTAAGTTTGTCGCAACAGGAAACACATACGGCGCAGACGAGGTAGGTACGTTAAAACTTACACAAGCCCCAAAGCAAGAAGTAAAAACTGGTGATGTAGGCTACCTAATCACTGGAATAAAAGATGCCCGCGAAGTAAAAGTGGGTGATACAATTACAGATGCCAAGAACCCAACGCAAAATGCTATTGAAGGTTTTGAAGATGTAAAACCAATGGTTTTTGCTGGCATCTATCCAGTAGACACCGAGGACTACGAAGAGCTTCGTAACTCTATGGAAAAACTACAACTTAATGATGCTTCTCTAGTTTTTGAGCCAGAGAGTTCGGCTGCACTAGGTTTTGGTTTCCGTTGTGGATTCCTTGGAATGCTTCACCTAGAAATCATACAAGAACGTCTTGAGCGTGAATTTGACATGACGGTTATCACTACGGTACCTAACGTGTCTTACCATGCCTTTACACATAAAAACCCTGAGGAGATTATTCTAGTCAATAATCCTTCAGATCTTCCTGAACCTTCTTCATTAAACCGTGTAGAAGAACCATTCATTAAAGCAACTATCATTACAAAATCTGATTTTGTAGGACCTGTAATGTCTTTATGTATTGAAAAAAGAGGACAGATTGTAAGCCAGACATACCTTACTACAGAAAGGGTAGAACTTAATTTTGACATGCCACTTGCAGAGATTGTTTTTGACTTCTATGATCGTCTTAAAACAGTTTCAAAAGGGTATGCTTCTTTTGATTACTCTCCTATAGGCCTACGCGCTTCAAAACTTGTAAAAGTTGATGTGCTGCTTAATGGGCAAGCGGTAGATGCATTATCTGCGTTATTACACCAAGACAATGCTTACGATATAGGTAAGCGTATGTGTGAAAAATTAAGAGAGTTAATACCACGCCAGCAGTTTGACATTCCAATACAAGCAGCTATTGGGGCTAAGATCATCTCTCGTGAGACGGTTAAAGCACTTCGTAAGGATGTAACGGCTAAGTGTTATGGTGGAGATATCTCTCGTAAGCGTAAGCTACTAGAAAAACAAAAGAAAGGTAAGAAGCGTATGCGTGCCGTGGGTAATGTAGAAATCCCACAAGAAGCATTTATGGCGGTTCTTAAGTTGAATGATTAA
- a CDS encoding copper homeostasis protein CutC — translation MKLEICANSFESALAAQDAGAHRIELCQELSLGGITPSNGLIEKVMQELDIPVFVLIRPRSGDFMYSEADFDVMLRDIAFAKAQGAHGIVSGILNTDFKIDAERTERLITECGELPFTFHRAFDWTPDVLAALELLIDMGAQRVLTSGMNVNVNEGYETLVQLLAAARNRIGILPGGGISVDNVMKFKNAGFSEVHGSLSSNAFGYNHPIKMHSLAGHENNLLQTSDVFKIKALLNML, via the coding sequence ATGAAATTAGAAATCTGTGCAAACTCGTTTGAAAGTGCGCTGGCTGCTCAAGATGCAGGAGCACATCGTATTGAACTTTGTCAAGAGCTGTCACTTGGAGGGATAACTCCTAGTAATGGTTTGATAGAGAAAGTGATGCAAGAACTAGATATCCCTGTATTTGTACTCATAAGGCCAAGATCTGGAGATTTTATGTACTCGGAAGCCGATTTTGATGTGATGTTGCGGGATATTGCTTTCGCGAAAGCGCAAGGTGCTCACGGAATAGTTTCTGGAATATTAAACACAGATTTTAAAATTGACGCAGAGAGGACTGAACGCTTAATAACCGAATGTGGTGAACTACCTTTTACCTTTCATCGTGCTTTCGATTGGACGCCTGATGTTCTTGCTGCCTTAGAGCTACTCATAGATATGGGCGCTCAGAGGGTTTTAACTTCTGGAATGAATGTTAATGTGAATGAAGGTTATGAAACCTTGGTGCAATTACTAGCTGCGGCTAGAAATCGTATAGGTATTTTACCTGGCGGAGGAATCTCTGTTGATAATGTTATGAAATTTAAGAACGCAGGTTTTAGCGAAGTGCATGGTAGTTTGAGTAGTAATGCGTTTGGATATAATCATCCTATAAAAATGCATTCGCTAGCAGGTCATGAAAATAACTTACTTCAAACCTCTGATGTTTTTAAAATAAAGGCACTCTTAAATATGCTATAA
- a CDS encoding GH92 family glycosyl hydrolase: protein MRYLLSLFVLLFIITSCEHITEVTPAQKDQDLIGYVNPFIGTGGHGHTYPGATMPFGMMQLSPDTRLDGWDGCSGYHYDDEFIYGFSHTHLSGTGVSDYGDILLMPSTSIMFNNGADGKPGYRDHFTHDNEVAQPGYYSVHLDNSNIDVALTVAARSGVHKYAFAKADSLKNFVILDLEHRDEVLSTKIDTLSSTELSGHRHSKAWASNQKLFYYIKTSHSFKYLKQPKGTKNGATSHKAALQFDNPKNEEIIIKIGISAVDEAGARKNLETEIGNKTFDQVKQEAQSTWESQLEKIVVESENSDYKTNFYTSLYHTMLAPNLYQDVDGRYRGMDLEIHQTDAFDYYTVFSLWDTYRAAHPLYTIIEEERTNDFINTFLAKYDEGGIMPIWDLAGNYTGCMIGYHAVPVIADAYLKGIRDYDTDKAFKAMLHSASQDKLGLDSYKKYGFIPANDEAESVSKTLEYAYDDWTIAQMAQEMGNDEIYQEFTKRAQSYKNVYDPSSGFMRGRMRNTWFSPFDPFEVNFNYTEANAWQYSLYAPQDISGLIHLSGGNKVFERKLDTLFTAETATSGRHQQDITGLIGQYAHGNEPSHHMAYLYNYIQKPWKTQKRVHEILTTLYTNSPDGISGNEDCGQMSAWYVLSSLGFYPVTPGSNEYVIGTPLFDKATIHLENGNSFTIVAQNLSEENIHIESAYMNDKAYPYSYLKHGDIMDGGELIFNMAATHSRWAKHPAHSPKTSIEDNKFTVAPFIAKGEANFKKDTEITLATTDKNVDVFYALEEDGNNFKKYRLPIKIKDHNTLRTYAMGRHGQSATIETPLFKLNENYSLTLDATYANAYNAGGDNALIDGVRGVKEFRSGTWQGYDAQDVVATLDLGKTQTITSIETAFLQDQRSWIFYPTEVTLLTSMDGENFEIYHQEEIDAASRDEDIAIKSIKGIQQGTQARYIKLIAKTLGDLPEWHLGFPYQGKSWVFVDEIVVQ, encoded by the coding sequence ATGCGCTACCTACTCTCTCTTTTTGTTCTCCTATTTATTATCACTAGTTGCGAGCATATTACGGAGGTTACTCCCGCTCAAAAAGACCAAGACCTCATAGGCTACGTAAATCCTTTTATAGGTACAGGCGGTCACGGTCACACCTACCCTGGGGCGACCATGCCTTTTGGCATGATGCAACTTAGTCCAGACACACGCCTTGATGGCTGGGACGGTTGTTCTGGGTATCATTATGATGATGAGTTTATCTATGGCTTCAGCCACACACATTTGAGCGGGACGGGAGTTTCAGACTATGGAGATATCCTCTTGATGCCTTCTACTTCCATAATGTTTAATAATGGTGCAGATGGAAAACCTGGGTATCGGGATCATTTTACGCATGATAATGAAGTAGCACAACCAGGATATTATAGCGTACATCTAGACAACTCAAATATAGACGTAGCTCTTACTGTTGCTGCTCGTAGCGGTGTGCATAAGTACGCTTTCGCGAAAGCGGACTCTTTAAAAAACTTTGTGATTTTAGATCTTGAGCACCGTGATGAAGTACTGAGCACCAAAATAGATACACTCTCTAGCACAGAACTCTCGGGACATAGACACTCCAAGGCTTGGGCTAGCAACCAAAAGCTGTTTTATTACATTAAAACATCACACAGTTTCAAATACCTAAAGCAACCAAAAGGGACGAAGAACGGCGCGACATCACACAAAGCTGCATTGCAGTTTGACAATCCCAAGAATGAAGAAATCATCATAAAAATCGGAATATCTGCCGTAGATGAAGCTGGGGCGCGAAAGAACCTAGAAACCGAAATAGGAAACAAAACCTTTGACCAAGTAAAGCAAGAAGCACAAAGTACTTGGGAAAGTCAGCTAGAAAAAATTGTTGTAGAAAGTGAAAACTCAGATTACAAAACTAATTTTTATACTTCGCTATATCATACCATGCTAGCCCCTAACCTTTATCAAGATGTGGATGGCCGCTACCGAGGGATGGATCTAGAAATTCACCAAACAGACGCATTTGATTACTACACTGTTTTCTCACTGTGGGATACGTATCGCGCAGCGCATCCCTTGTATACTATTATAGAAGAAGAGCGCACCAATGATTTTATAAATACTTTTCTTGCCAAGTATGATGAAGGTGGTATTATGCCCATCTGGGATCTAGCTGGCAACTATACTGGCTGTATGATAGGTTATCATGCAGTACCCGTAATCGCAGATGCATATCTAAAAGGAATACGTGATTACGATACAGATAAAGCTTTTAAAGCGATGCTTCATAGCGCCTCGCAAGACAAACTTGGTCTTGACTCTTACAAGAAATACGGTTTTATACCTGCAAATGACGAAGCAGAGTCTGTATCAAAGACACTAGAATATGCTTATGATGACTGGACCATAGCTCAAATGGCTCAAGAAATGGGTAATGATGAAATCTATCAAGAATTTACAAAACGTGCACAGTCTTATAAAAATGTATATGACCCTTCTTCTGGTTTTATGCGAGGTCGCATGCGCAACACATGGTTCTCTCCTTTTGATCCCTTTGAAGTAAATTTTAATTATACCGAAGCAAATGCCTGGCAATATAGTCTCTATGCACCTCAAGATATAAGTGGGCTTATTCATCTCTCTGGAGGAAATAAGGTTTTTGAAAGAAAACTAGACACACTATTTACGGCCGAGACTGCAACTTCTGGTCGTCACCAGCAAGATATCACAGGATTAATAGGACAATATGCACATGGCAATGAACCTAGCCACCATATGGCATATTTATATAATTATATACAGAAGCCGTGGAAAACTCAGAAGCGTGTACACGAGATCCTTACTACATTATATACCAATTCTCCAGATGGAATTTCTGGTAATGAAGATTGTGGGCAAATGAGCGCGTGGTATGTACTAAGCTCTTTAGGCTTTTACCCTGTAACCCCTGGAAGTAATGAGTATGTTATTGGCACGCCATTATTTGATAAGGCTACCATACATTTAGAAAATGGCAATAGTTTTACCATTGTTGCACAAAATCTCTCTGAAGAAAATATACACATAGAAAGTGCGTATATGAATGATAAGGCGTACCCATATTCATACTTGAAACACGGAGATATAATGGATGGCGGCGAACTCATATTTAATATGGCAGCTACTCATTCCCGATGGGCAAAACACCCCGCTCATAGTCCTAAAACAAGTATTGAGGATAATAAATTTACAGTAGCGCCTTTTATAGCAAAAGGAGAAGCCAACTTTAAAAAAGACACAGAAATCACACTCGCCACCACAGATAAAAATGTGGATGTTTTTTATGCACTAGAAGAAGATGGTAATAACTTCAAAAAATACAGACTACCCATTAAAATTAAAGATCACAACACCTTACGCACCTATGCGATGGGTCGTCATGGACAAAGTGCTACCATAGAAACTCCGTTGTTCAAACTAAATGAAAACTACAGTCTCACACTAGACGCTACCTACGCAAATGCTTATAATGCCGGTGGAGATAATGCATTGATAGATGGAGTAAGAGGAGTAAAAGAATTCCGTTCAGGCACATGGCAGGGCTATGATGCCCAAGATGTAGTAGCTACGCTAGACTTAGGCAAAACACAAACCATCACTAGTATTGAAACTGCTTTTTTACAAGATCAACGCAGTTGGATTTTCTACCCAACAGAAGTAACATTGCTTACATCTATGGACGGTGAAAATTTTGAAATCTATCACCAAGAGGAAATTGATGCTGCTTCTCGTGATGAGGACATTGCTATTAAAAGTATTAAAGGGATACAACAAGGTACACAAGCGCGCTATATAAAGCTTATCGCAAAGACACTAGGAGATCTTCCAGAGTGGCACTTAGGCTTTCCATATCAAGGAAAAAGTTGGGTATTTGTAGACGAGATTGTAGTTCAGTAA
- a CDS encoding sulfurtransferase, giving the protein MVDQLVSVQWLEKHLSDDNMVLLDASAHFNTASNIRGAQHFDIKNTFSDTKSAFPNTFPQPAQFEKECQTLGIDSDSHIIIYDDKGIFTSPRVWWMFKTMGHHNVSVLDGGLPEWIGNNSLVTTIVQVKRTTGNFKAHLDESAIKSYTQVVQNTNSGDCQLIDARSSGRFNGTDPEPRTHIQSGHIKNSLNLPYTEVLDSGKFKSKEELKLIFNNLNLADTPIIFSCGSGITACIILFAWALISDRKCSVYDGSWTEWAEKQELFV; this is encoded by the coding sequence ATGGTAGATCAATTAGTTTCAGTACAGTGGCTTGAGAAACATCTTAGTGATGACAATATGGTATTACTAGATGCAAGCGCTCATTTTAATACTGCTTCAAACATCCGTGGAGCGCAACACTTTGATATTAAAAACACTTTTAGCGACACAAAAAGTGCTTTTCCTAACACATTCCCTCAACCTGCACAGTTTGAAAAAGAATGCCAAACCTTAGGCATAGATAGTGACAGTCATATTATCATATATGATGACAAAGGGATTTTTACCAGTCCGCGCGTGTGGTGGATGTTTAAAACAATGGGACATCACAATGTATCTGTATTAGACGGTGGTCTCCCAGAATGGATAGGAAACAATTCTCTAGTTACAACTATTGTCCAAGTAAAAAGAACCACTGGTAATTTTAAAGCTCACCTTGATGAGTCTGCTATTAAGAGCTACACACAAGTAGTTCAAAATACCAATAGCGGAGACTGCCAACTCATTGATGCTCGATCTAGTGGTAGATTTAATGGAACTGATCCAGAACCTAGGACACATATACAAAGCGGCCACATTAAAAACTCATTAAACTTACCATATACAGAAGTTTTAGATAGCGGAAAGTTTAAGTCTAAGGAAGAATTAAAACTCATTTTTAATAATCTTAATCTTGCAGACACGCCAATTATTTTTAGCTGCGGTTCTGGAATTACTGCTTGTATCATTTTATTTGCTTGGGCCTTAATTTCAGATAGAAAGTGTAGTGTCTATGATGGCTCATGGACAGAATGGGCAGAAAAACAAGAACTATTTGTTTAA
- a CDS encoding isoaspartyl peptidase/L-asparaginase family protein, whose product MNRRKFINKSAVAGAGIATGASLMACNDLSTSTGDVDNTAFAKAQKENIKKPSPIAICTWGFSGATAKAGELLDGGSSALDAIIAGVAVEEENIENTTVGIGATPDREGNVTLDACVMNPEGDCGAVLAVENIVNVAALARKVMEETPHVILAGKGAEEFAYEQGFTKQKLLTEERKEAWKEWLKTSDYKPEINIENHDTIGMLAIDNNGDIAGACTTSGLGYKMKGRVGDSPIIGSGLFIDNEVGGAVATGMGEEVLKTVGSFLIVELMRSGMSPQAACEEAIHRITKKGARYKDFQIAYIAMNKSGETGSHCIHKGFTMMKYQNKKNENISSSFYDTKNS is encoded by the coding sequence ATGAACAGAAGAAAATTTATAAATAAATCTGCAGTTGCGGGAGCTGGGATTGCTACAGGCGCAAGTTTGATGGCATGCAATGACCTAAGCACAAGCACTGGTGATGTGGATAATACCGCTTTCGCGAAAGCGCAAAAAGAAAACATCAAAAAACCATCTCCCATTGCCATTTGTACATGGGGCTTTTCTGGAGCTACAGCAAAAGCTGGCGAACTCCTAGATGGCGGCAGCTCTGCACTCGATGCAATTATAGCAGGTGTCGCTGTAGAAGAAGAAAATATAGAAAATACCACCGTAGGAATAGGAGCCACTCCAGACAGAGAGGGTAATGTAACGCTAGATGCCTGCGTGATGAATCCAGAAGGAGATTGCGGAGCTGTGCTTGCTGTTGAAAATATAGTAAATGTGGCTGCATTAGCTCGTAAGGTTATGGAGGAAACGCCACACGTCATCTTAGCAGGAAAAGGCGCCGAAGAATTTGCTTATGAGCAGGGATTTACTAAACAAAAACTTCTCACAGAAGAACGCAAAGAAGCTTGGAAAGAGTGGTTGAAAACAAGTGATTACAAACCGGAAATTAACATAGAGAATCACGATACCATCGGGATGCTTGCTATAGATAACAATGGTGATATTGCAGGTGCTTGCACTACGTCTGGATTAGGCTATAAAATGAAAGGGCGCGTAGGAGATTCTCCCATTATAGGATCTGGACTTTTTATAGATAATGAAGTAGGTGGTGCTGTAGCCACAGGAATGGGAGAAGAAGTACTCAAGACAGTTGGCAGTTTTTTAATTGTAGAGTTAATGCGTTCTGGAATGTCACCACAAGCTGCTTGTGAGGAAGCAATCCATAGAATTACAAAGAAGGGAGCTCGTTATAAGGATTTCCAAATCGCCTACATCGCTATGAATAAATCTGGTGAGACTGGAAGTCATTGTATTCATAAGGGATTTACAATGATGAAGTATCAAAATAAAAAAAATGAAAATATTTCATCTTCTTTTTACGACACAAAAAATAGCTAG